A window from Drosophila miranda strain MSH22 chromosome Y unlocalized genomic scaffold, D.miranda_PacBio2.1 Contig_Y2_pilon, whole genome shotgun sequence encodes these proteins:
- the LOC117193996 gene encoding uncharacterized protein LOC117193996 — MPLTLAPHFGGLWEAAVKSAKGLLNRTLANTRFTFEELSTVVVEIESILNSRPLSPLSSDPNDYSTLTAGHLLVGESLRSLPERSLENIKLSSMDRYDAITAVKQRFWKQWSADYVNELRSRTKWTATSTNLTEGTLVIIHEDNLPPLRWKLGRVQSTVLGKDGLVRVVHLRTANGTCCRPIHKLAILPVV, encoded by the exons ATGCCACTAACTTT GGCACCTcatttcggaggcctttgggaaGCGGCAGTCAAGAGTGCAAAGGGGCTGTTAAATCGTACGCTGGCCAACACCAGGTTCACCTTCGAAGAGTTGAGCACTGTCGTCGTCGAGATAGAATCGATcctcaactcgcgcccgctatCGCCGCTTTCGTCAGACCCAAATGACTATAGCACTCTCACGGCTGGTCATCTCTTGGTTGGCGAATCATTGCGATCACTACCTGAAAGGTCCCTCGAGAATATCAAGCTGTCAAGTATGGACCGCTACGATGCGATTACGGCCGTCAAGCAACGGTTTTGGAAGCAATGGTCTGCTGACTATGTCAACGAATTGCGATCGCGCACGAAGTGGACAGCAACCTCAACGAACCTCACCGAGGGCACGTTGGTCATCATCCATGAGGACAACCTGCCACCGCTACGCTGGAAACTAGGCCGAGTGCAGTCTACTGTGCTTGGGAAGGATGGACTTGTACGGGTGGTGCACCTCCGCACTGCAAATGGAACATGTTGCAGGCCAATACACAAGTTGGCAATTCTTCCGGTGGTTTGA
- the LOC117193513 gene encoding uncharacterized protein LOC117193513, with protein sequence MPQLRLRREKHHIGIRSIGDSLTSLKARTTTSIKSRTSGYQLTLQLGITSHIAYQPDSEIDISNWNLPANTPLADESFYRTKRIDLLLGTEAFYGALAVGQIRIGPNLTTLQKTLFGWVVAGRYQRQYNRQPPLCLATVEESIDKNLQQLWKVDSFVDPSARMLPNHRRCEDHFRDTTHQDASGRIVVRLPFQEDPSCLGSSFDTARTRFFAIERRLARLPEIRSQYISFMQEYESLGHMSLVLNPNLEEPHYYIPHHFVLKPSSTSTKLRVVFDASCRTTSQRSLNDLLLVGSTIQDELYLQLLRFRMHRFGITADVTKMYRQVLVSEKDRKFQYILWRASPNTDLQTYQLNTVTYGTASAPFLATRSLHYLAEDCKDAWPLGAAAVKTAFYVDDLLCGAGDIDTLFKLKTEITSTLARGQFPLCKWHSNHPGVMED encoded by the exons ATGCCACAG CTTCGCCTTCGTCGTGAAAAACACCACATTGGAATTCGCAGTATAGGAGACTCCCTTACTAGTTTGAAGGCTCGTACGACTACCTCTATTAAGTCACGTACTTCCGGCTATCAGCTCACTCTCCAGCTTGGAATCACATCCCATATTGCCTACCAGCCAGATAGTGAGATCGACATATCGAATTGGAACCTACCAGCTAACACTCCATTGGCTGACGAATCGTTCTATAGGACTAAACGTATTGATTTGTTACTGGGGACCGAAGCCTTCTATGGAGCTCTAGCTGTTGGCCAGATTCGCATTGGTCCAAATCTTACCACTTTGCAGAAGACTCTTTTTGGTTGGGTTGTTGCTGGGAGGTACCAGCGGCAATATAACAGACAGCCACCATTGTGCTTGGCGACTGTAGAAGAGTCGATCGACAAGAATTTGCAGCAATTATGGAAAGTGGACTCATTTGTCGATCCAAGCGCTAGAATGCTCCCAAATCATCGTCGCTGTGAGGACCATTTCAGGGACACAACACATCAGGATGCCAGTGGGCGGATTGTCGTTCGCTTGCCATTTCAAGAAGATCCAAGTTGTCTTGGAAGTTCCTTCGATACAGCTCGAACTCGATTTTTTGCCATTGAGAGACGTCTCGCTCGTCTACCGGAAATTCGCTCGCAGTATATCTCGTTCATGCAGGAATATGAAAGTCTCGGCCATATGTCCCTCGTACTGAATCCTAACTTGGAAGAACCGcattattatataccccaccaTTTCGTTCTGAAACCAAGCAGTACCTCGACGAAGCTCAGAGTTGTCTTTGACGCCTCTTGCCGTACAACATCTCAAAGGTCACTTAACGATCTACTTTTAGTCGGCTCTACCATTCAGGATGAGTTGTACTTGCAATTGCTGCGGTTCCGCATGCATAGGTTCGGCATCACAGCCGACgtcacaaaaatgtacagGCAGGTACTTGTGAGTGAGAAGGATAGAAAATTCCAGTACATTTTGTGGCGAGCATCTCCAAATACGGATCTTCAAACCTACCAACTCAATACAGTGACATATGGGACTGCGTCTGCCCCATTTCTCGCAACTCGTAGTTTGCATTACTTGGCTGAGGATTGTAAGGATGCATGGCCATtaggggctgctgctgttaaaaCTGCATTTTATGTTGATGACCTTTTGTGTGGGGCTGGTGATATAGATACACTCTTCAAactaaaaactgaaatcacATCAACTCTCGCTCGTGGTCAGTTTCCATTATGCAAGTGGCATTCAAATCATCCAGGCGTGATGGAAGACTAA